Part of the Struthio camelus isolate bStrCam1 chromosome 30, bStrCam1.hap1, whole genome shotgun sequence genome, aggaataataataattaaaaaaaaaaattgatgaaagTCATCTAGAGATGCTGTTATGCAAATTAATTCCCCAAATGGCTGCTGGATACCAGCTACTAtagaggaaattatttttgaaaaagtctATTAATCCCTGAGTATATGGAGAAGTACTGTGGAATGGAAAGGCTGGTGACACTAGGAAAGGACAGAGTACTTTCTTTGCAAATCTCCTTGAAATACAAGATGGCTTAAAACAAACCTTGagctactttttaattaaaaataaaatagtcctAGTTCCTGCAGCCAGGAACAATGACATGAATTTTAGAACAAAATGATTGACCTTCACGCCCAAATTTCAATAGTATATATGTGATATGAAAATTTAAATCTGTATCACATACCTTACATTTCTACATAATATGATACTTTGCATGCTTAAAGCTTTACTAGAAGTTTGTGATAAGCTTTGAAGTTCTCAGCTCTTGAGGTGCCTATGACCAAGCTAAACGAGTTTCTGTTCCCAGGGGATCGTCACGAAGACATTTGTAATTTAGAGATGATTTACATATCTTAGTAGTTCAAGTGCTAGGGGAGAAGATGCCTAAATACTGATCTCTGTGCCAAGGACGACTCATGTACTTTGCCCCTTTACTATTCATTCTGCAAACCCTCCTTGGAGAAGAAGTTCAAGTTCTATGGCTTGCACAATCCAGAGAACACTGTGAAGTGCCAGAACAGTTGATACCAAGTGAAGAAACTACTGACATTTTATATACATTCAGCACTTCTCCGACTGGCTACCATAAGTCTATAACACATCTTGTACCTGACAGTGCAGAGGTAGCAAGAAAAATGAATACTGTAATAGGAAATGAAGAATTCTTGTATGTGACTTCTAATCCTACCACAGCTGAATTTTGCAAAAACCTTATCTTTTGCAGGGCTTTTCCTTGACAGCAAATGTCCCCAACAATGTAACATATTTGTGCATGTATAAGTTAACCTAAAAATCAATTGCTAATGTATTGAGGGCTGAGATAGGAATAAAGGTGGGTCTGTAGATTCCTCAGACAAAGAACTCCTAAGAGAACAGGCCCAGAATTAGAGCTAGTCAGAAAACATCTGATATTCGTAAGATTTGTGCCTCAGAAAGACTGATATTATCTCATTAGACTGGATTTATactctttggtttttttcttccacgtCAAAACGCAGAGTCTCAAATGTTTTCTAGTTATATCACAGTCTTTGCACAAAGCCATAACTCTTCATTTTCTCCCAGCTTTCACTCTGTTGCTCATTGCCTCTCATTTTGAGGCCTCAGCtggatttaaatttaaattgtgcATGTATTCCTggtcattttctgaaaaattcgGTGTCTCTCTGCTTCCCTAAGGGCTTGAATCTCAGAACTAGAAGTCCTCATGGGTTGTCTTCCAACTCATTAAGTGAAATTCTATATTATTTCCAACAGTATTTACCTTGGAGAGGAGGGCTTGTACAAAAGACTACATTATGCAAATTCTGCTTAATCTTCTTTAATGATACCAGACAGATTCAAAAGGATTTTGAAAGCAGAGTAAATTCTTCTGAATTAATCATTCTAATATTACCAGAAATTATTTTGGCtcggaatattttaaaatgaaagaaacttgTGGTCAGATATGCATGTCACAAGATAAGGAAGTAAAACACTAATAAACACTAATATGGAGGCAAATCCCCCCCCCCATGTAATCAGAATTGGCTCATAAATAACTTCATGCACAAAGAATGTCCCAAGTTGTTGGGCAACTTGGGATGTAGTATAAAAACCTGAGCAACTCAAGGCTCTTCCATCCATTTCtcttgccttctttgccttggtgACTAGGGTAAGTCTGCACCCTTCTATTCTCTTTCTACATGGTGAATTGTTACCTTGGTAATTTCTAATTTTACAGCTTTTCCTTTGTCATATTGTAGTATATTCAGTTTTTTTCTCAGAGGGAGGAAGCTGAGAAGAGTTTTTACACAAAAGAGGAAGTTTTCTATTGGTGGGCAATTATACAAGTTGCTGAGTGGGGAGATCAGAGACAAGCTAGCCAGATAGGTTCTTTATTCAACTTTGGGACTTAGACAAGTTAGCAGGTCTTAGAGCTGAACATAAGAAATCTGCAGTGAGGTCTTGGGTCTGTCCAGAGTAGTGTGTTGGTCTGTGGAAAATTCATCTGAGGCCAAAAGTTCAGAAGAGCAAGGATCCAGATATGCTGGCCAATACTGCCACTTTATTCTTTGTCATCCTGGGTCACCAGATGTCCAAATAGAAAACAATCCTCAGTCCATGCCTGTCTTTGAAACTCAATTCATAGTTCATACTCAGGCAAGGAGTGACCTTTAATCACTTGCTGTCGCATGCTTCAAACAACTGTGGATAGACTTCCACTGCAGCTGCTGAGATCTGCTGGTAATTTTAGTATTAATAGCAAGACGTAAGAAATAAAAGTGTCCCTGAACTCAGCTGCCTGCTCTTCCATTTATTATCAAAGCAGTTTTGAGTGCTTCAGCTTCTATTTTTCATATTCTAAAACTGGGAGAAGGGACCTCCAAGACAGAGCTTGTATGAGAGGAACCAAtaggaaggaaatgagaaaggCTGTATTAATACTAGGTTTGTCATTACTGACTGTTCAGTGAACAGGCAAGCCTTGGTTCAGGAATAACAAGTTAGGTCTTACCAATTCCAGTTGAGCACTATCATCCAAAGGCTACAGAGTCCACCTTCACTTCTCTAGGTGACAGAGCTCTAATAGTTTTCCTGCGTACTGCCAGAACTGCAAGGGGCAGTGCTGAAAGTGCCCTTTCCCAGCGTAGTGTTCTGGCCATGTGGTTAGGGCACTCTCTGCCATATGAAAGAAGAGGTTTTCAGCACCAGCACATACCCCAGTTCCTGGGTGAGTTTACTAACCACGGAGGTTTCAGGGTAAGTTACCGACAAAGATTCACCAGCTCTACCTTCCCTAACAGTCACTggagtggaagaaaatgcaaactcAACCCTATTTTCAAAGCACTTGCTCTGGATCTGGAGCTAAAATATTACCTTCCTTCCCATGCAATCTCCTGTTAGTTTGCTATATAAACCCCTTATGATAGTATTTCAGCTGTCTAAATAGACTTTAAACACAATTCCTGTACTGCACTTGCTTCGTTCTCTGTGTTTCAGATTTACCTCCATCCCAGAGACATGTCTTGCTACGACCTGTGTCCTCCCAACCCCTGCGGGCCTACCCCGcttgccaacagctgcaacgagccctgcgtcaggcagtgccaggactcccgGGTGGTGATCCAGCCCTCTCccgtggtggtgaccctgcccggccccatcctcagctccttcccgcagaacaccgccgtgggatcctccacctccgctgccgttggcagcatcctcagcgaggagggagtccccatctcctccgggagCAACTTGGGAATTGGGAGCTTTGGCTATTCAGGCCTGGGCAGTGGGTACAGCCGGCCCTACCGTCGCTTCAACACCTACCGCAGTGGCTTCTGTGGGCCGTACTAAAGCCCTGAGAAGAAGCAAGAAGAAAGGACCAGAAATGGTGAAGCAGGACCCGGAGGCAGGACTGAGCTCATGGCCATATTTTTTGGACACGGAGTTGGACACCCACAACTCCACCTGCCATTAATGGAACTGTGGGAGCTTGGCATCGCTTAAAATCAGGCCTTTGCTTGTCTTACTTTTGTTATGCTTTACTTTATATTTCTGAtcaaatgttttgtttgcttatgCATTATTGTATCTTACAATGAGTGGGTAAAATATGGAATTATTAGCAATTTTTCTCCATGACTGAATTGGTACAGTCCACTTACGCAATGAAGAAGGAAGATTACATTTTGTTGAGAGTGTTATTGTGAAAGGGATGAGTGGATACTGTCCTTACCGGACACTGGAAATATATTCCTTACC contains:
- the LOC104144191 gene encoding feather keratin 1 is translated as MSCYDLCPPNPCGPTPLANSCNEPCVRQCQDSRVVIQPSPVVVTLPGPILSSFPQNTAVGSSTSAAVGSILSEEGVPISSGSNLGIGSFGYSGLGSGYSRPYRRFNTYRSGFCGPY